A genomic region of Solidesulfovibrio sp. contains the following coding sequences:
- a CDS encoding MiaB/RimO family radical SAM methylthiotransferase, producing the protein MPHDDPKRFYLASLGCKVNQYESRALAEAWERAGFIRVDSPERADVAVLLTCAVTARAEAESRRLVRGLVRQAGPAARVVATGCAAVVSPEALAALGATVVPDKAGLAGHPLGPDNTAPRPPDVFPDLRLSGHDRARGLLKVQDGCSHGCTYCIVPAARGPSVSRPLPDILDEAGRLLRAGRREIGLTGINLGHFGRDLRPALTFWDLVAALDTLLDAEPAGSARLRLGSLDPDMLTDAGVAALARSRHVCPHLHISLQSADPGILAAMGRRPGDADRLSRFVDKMSRQWPVMALGCDILTGFPGESEAAFARTADFLAALPLTYAHVFPYSRRPGTPAAGLPGQVPRPVQAERARRLRELAEAKSRAFLQALSRAPGLEVAVERREPTVGSCGQYVDCRFEGDPGVPVGAIARARPVGVDGALVVVSALTEGGAA; encoded by the coding sequence ATGCCACATGACGACCCCAAGCGATTCTACCTGGCCAGCCTCGGCTGCAAGGTCAACCAGTACGAAAGCCGGGCCCTGGCCGAGGCCTGGGAACGGGCGGGGTTCATCCGCGTGGACAGCCCGGAGCGGGCCGACGTGGCCGTGCTTTTGACCTGCGCCGTCACGGCCCGGGCCGAAGCCGAAAGCCGGCGGCTCGTGCGCGGCCTGGTCCGCCAGGCCGGCCCGGCGGCCCGGGTGGTGGCCACGGGCTGCGCCGCCGTGGTCAGCCCCGAGGCCCTGGCCGCCCTGGGCGCGACGGTGGTGCCGGACAAGGCCGGCCTGGCCGGCCACCCCCTGGGGCCGGACAACACCGCCCCGCGCCCCCCGGACGTCTTTCCGGACCTGCGCCTGTCCGGCCACGACCGGGCCCGGGGCCTGCTCAAGGTCCAGGACGGCTGCTCCCACGGCTGCACCTACTGCATCGTGCCCGCGGCCCGCGGCCCCTCGGTCTCCCGGCCCCTCCCCGACATCCTCGACGAGGCCGGCCGGCTGCTGCGCGCCGGGCGGCGGGAAATCGGCCTCACCGGCATCAACCTCGGCCACTTCGGCCGCGACCTGCGCCCGGCCCTGACCTTCTGGGACCTGGTCGCCGCCCTCGACACGCTCCTTGACGCCGAACCGGCCGGTTCGGCCCGGCTGCGCCTGGGCTCCCTCGACCCGGACATGCTCACCGACGCCGGGGTCGCGGCCCTGGCCCGCAGCCGCCACGTCTGCCCCCATCTGCACATCTCCCTGCAAAGCGCCGACCCGGGCATCCTCGCGGCCATGGGCCGGCGTCCGGGCGACGCCGACCGTCTGTCCCGTTTTGTGGACAAAATGAGTCGACAATGGCCGGTCATGGCCCTGGGCTGCGACATCCTGACCGGGTTCCCCGGCGAATCCGAGGCCGCCTTCGCCCGCACGGCCGACTTCCTGGCCGCCCTTCCCCTGACCTACGCCCACGTCTTTCCCTACTCCCGGCGGCCGGGCACCCCGGCGGCCGGCCTGCCGGGCCAGGTCCCCCGGCCGGTCCAGGCCGAGCGGGCGCGGCGGTTGCGGGAGCTGGCCGAGGCCAAAAGCCGGGCCTTCCTCCAGGCCCTGTCCCGGGCGCCGGGGCTGGAAGTGGCCGTGGAGCGCCGCGAACCGACCGTCGGGTCCTGCGGCCAGTACGTCGATTGCCGTTTCGAGGGCGATCCGGGCGTACCCGTGGGGGCCATCGCCCGGGCCAGGCCCGTGGGGGTCGACGGCGCCCTGGTGGTCGTTTCCGCCCTGACGGAGGGGGGCGCGGCGTGA
- a CDS encoding DUF4416 family protein, translated as MSAPREPLPAKLVCSVLSAALPELWPGIVAALEERFGPAEVACPVMPFDRTDYYDAELGTPLSRRLLAFARLLPQGGLAAAKRFTNTLEARFARPDGRRRVNLDPGLLTQERLVLATGKNFTHRVYLGQGIFGDLTLVFRAGSWQTLPWTFPDYAAPDMRDILTDIRRRYRRDLREAAGPRHPLKEPPCPKA; from the coding sequence GTGAGCGCGCCCCGCGAGCCCCTGCCGGCCAAGCTCGTGTGTTCGGTGCTCTCGGCCGCCCTGCCCGAGCTGTGGCCCGGGATCGTCGCCGCCCTGGAGGAACGCTTCGGCCCGGCCGAGGTCGCCTGTCCCGTCATGCCCTTCGACCGGACCGACTATTATGACGCGGAGTTGGGCACGCCCCTGTCCCGGCGCCTGCTGGCCTTCGCCCGTCTGCTTCCCCAGGGGGGGCTGGCGGCGGCCAAGCGGTTCACCAACACCCTGGAGGCCCGTTTCGCCCGGCCGGACGGCCGCCGCCGCGTCAACCTCGACCCGGGGCTGCTCACCCAGGAACGCCTGGTCCTGGCCACGGGCAAGAACTTCACCCACCGCGTCTACCTGGGCCAGGGCATTTTCGGCGACCTGACCCTTGTCTTTCGGGCGGGGTCCTGGCAAACCCTGCCCTGGACGTTTCCCGACTACGCCGCCCCGGACATGCGGGACATCCTGACCGACATCCGTCGCCGCTACCGCCGGGACCTGCGGGAAGCCGCCGGGCCGCGACACCCCCTCAAGGAGCCCCCATGCCCAAAAGCATGA